One window of the Rosa rugosa chromosome 3, drRosRugo1.1, whole genome shotgun sequence genome contains the following:
- the LOC133736500 gene encoding elongation of fatty acids protein 3-like: MQLMKTLHIIKYWLTEHPTIVNFRWSSTQSWGSTWSFLFTVIPAYLAVAVTLHLILTIFRRRRPVPLGPIPAAHSLLMALISAVIFVGILLSSAAEIRDTRWLWRRTKTTPFQWLLCFPLGTRPSGRVFFWSYVFYLSRFLHLFRTFFTVLRRRRLSSFHLFNQSILIFMSFLWLEFSQSFQVLAILSSSLLYSVVYGYRFWIGVGLRGACFPLVVNCQVALLVCNLACHVGVLLLQVFKGGCNGIGAWVFNSVLNAAILLLFMKFYVKTHLKNSKVDVEVEEESSSTHWGSGLESKNEVKEN, translated from the coding sequence ATGCAGCTTATGAAGACGTTACACATCATCAAGTACTGGCTAACAGAGCACCCTACCATTGTAAACTTCCGGTGGAGTTCCACCCAATCATGGGGCTCCACGTGGTCTTTCCTCTTCACCGTCATCCCCGCCTACCTCGCCGTCGCCGTTaccctccacctcatcctcaccATCTTCCGCCGCCGCCGTCCGGTGCCGCTCGGCCCAATCCCGGCCGCGCACAGCCTCCTGATGGCCTTAATCTCCGCCGTGATCTTCGTCGGCATCCTCCTCTCCTCCGCCGCAGAGATTCGCGACACGCGGTGGCTCTGGCGGCGCACCAAGACCACCCCGTTCCAGTGGCTCCTCTGCTTCCCTCTCGGCACGCGCCCCTCCGGGCGCGTCTTCTTCTGGTCCTACGTCTTCTACCTATCCCGGTTCCTCCACCTGTTCCGCACATTCTTCACCGTCCTCCGGCGCCGGCGACTCTCCTCCTTCCACCTCTTCAACCAatccatcctcatcttcatgTCCTTCCTCTGGCTCGAGTTCTCTCAATCGTTTCAGGTCCTGGCCATACTCTCCTCCAGTCTGCTCTACTCCGTGGTCTACGGGTACCGGTTCTGGATCGGAGTCGGGTTGCGCGGCGCGTGCTTCCCACTCGTGGTGAATTGCCAGGTGGCGTTGCTGGTATGCAACTTGGCCTGCCACGTCGGCGTTCTGTTGCTTCAGGTTTTCAAAGGCGGGTGCAACGGAATTGGGGCGTGGGTGTTCAACTCTGTGCTCAATGCCGCCATTCTTTTGCTGTTCATGAAGTTCTATGTGAAAACGCATTTGAAGAATTCAAAGGTGGATGttgaggttgaagaagagagTAGTTCCACACATTGGGGATCTGGTTTGGAGTCAAAGAATGAGGTTAAAGAGAACTAG